One region of Chlorobiota bacterium genomic DNA includes:
- a CDS encoding tetratricopeptide repeat protein, giving the protein MIPTALRTAKNALLLSCGIVLFGAAPLLCSLGALQAHSINNGGYRNAADSLAVDSLLQQAQHYPQARRDSALLVAKLAVKKIRESIIGDAHRDLAFALREVGRLGLNQGKLDEAEQALRQSLAMTQALYPPGDTAIADVTDYLARAVRLRGRFNEAETLYQQALLLKRGIYKTDDPELAGGMNNLALLLKTMGRYRQADTLYREALAMKWRIYNSDHEDLATGLLNIGSLQLEQGKLQEASSYLDSAIAMLNRLGVERPLLAATVAMRAMAWERGGCASRALPLAEDALRIRRKLFPPTHPATAASLLQLANIRIAEGNLPAAQLLADTALAMRRDLYAAEGDHPEVAGALVVAAKIARLRHRFADADTMITPAVAMLRRIYPEGSFTTVAAMDELGRLRTAQQRYGEAEQTLNEASALARTIGDPDNPAAALLLVHRAEIYRATNRPMLAADHLRRSVALYQQLGAELFSDAIEARQLLVQVLRGANNNAEANAIQAEVQKLQQQQQMACQ; this is encoded by the coding sequence ATGATTCCCACAGCCCTCCGTACAGCCAAAAACGCCTTGCTGCTTTCTTGCGGTATCGTGCTGTTTGGCGCGGCTCCGTTGTTGTGTAGCCTGGGCGCGCTGCAAGCCCACAGCATCAACAACGGAGGCTACCGTAATGCTGCGGATTCACTTGCCGTGGACAGCCTGCTACAGCAAGCCCAGCATTACCCCCAAGCCCGCCGCGACAGCGCGTTGCTGGTTGCCAAGCTCGCCGTCAAGAAAATCCGCGAGTCAATCATTGGCGATGCCCACCGGGATCTTGCGTTTGCCCTGCGCGAAGTTGGGCGGCTGGGACTAAATCAGGGGAAGCTGGATGAAGCAGAACAGGCACTGCGGCAATCGCTGGCAATGACCCAGGCGTTGTATCCCCCGGGCGATACCGCCATTGCTGATGTCACCGACTACCTTGCCCGTGCTGTCCGGTTGCGAGGGCGATTCAACGAGGCCGAAACCTTGTACCAACAGGCGTTGCTGCTGAAACGTGGCATCTATAAGACCGATGATCCTGAGCTTGCCGGCGGCATGAACAACCTTGCATTGCTGCTGAAAACTATGGGGCGTTATCGCCAAGCCGACACACTGTACCGCGAGGCTCTGGCAATGAAATGGCGCATCTACAACAGCGACCACGAGGACCTTGCCACCGGCTTGCTCAATATCGGATCGCTGCAATTGGAGCAGGGGAAGCTACAGGAAGCCAGCAGCTATTTGGATAGTGCCATTGCTATGCTGAACCGTTTGGGGGTGGAACGCCCACTGCTGGCAGCAACCGTGGCAATGCGTGCAATGGCGTGGGAGCGCGGCGGTTGCGCCAGCCGTGCCCTGCCATTGGCGGAAGATGCCTTGCGAATTCGGCGTAAACTTTTCCCGCCAACGCATCCGGCCACTGCGGCTTCGTTGCTGCAGCTGGCCAATATCCGCATTGCCGAAGGGAACCTTCCTGCGGCCCAGCTACTTGCCGATACTGCGTTGGCAATGCGCCGCGATTTGTATGCTGCCGAGGGTGACCATCCAGAGGTTGCCGGGGCGCTGGTGGTGGCCGCAAAAATTGCACGGCTACGGCATCGCTTCGCCGATGCGGATACGATGATTACTCCCGCCGTGGCAATGCTGCGGCGGATATACCCAGAAGGGAGTTTCACCACGGTGGCCGCAATGGATGAGCTGGGAAGGTTGCGCACCGCACAGCAGCGGTACGGCGAAGCGGAGCAAACGCTGAACGAAGCCTCTGCACTTGCCCGAACCATTGGCGACCCCGATAATCCCGCCGCCGCGTTGCTCCTTGTTCACCGCGCAGAAATTTATCGGGCCACCAACCGCCCAATGCTTGCAGCCGATCATCTGCGCCGCTCGGTGGCGCTGTACCAGCAGCTTGGTGCGGAGTTGTTCAGCGATGCGATTGAGGCGCGCCAACTGTTGGTGCAGGTGCTGCGTGGCGCAAACAATAACGCGGAAGCCAACGCGATTCAGGCCGAGGTTCAGAAGCTACAGCAGCAACAGCAGATGGCCTGTCAGTAG
- a CDS encoding right-handed parallel beta-helix repeat-containing protein yields the protein MKQQLRWFAAVCMLALGVVACGEDDASTKPTTPDSQAISDTLKGNIKGTMKAGKTYYLTADATVLKGDTLKIEPGVKLIDLSNHALIIKGALLAHGSKDSMIYMGPDASRQTTGSWAGILCDSPSVVSLQWCRLDYAGGIRPDGRPRPAIYYFSNAANTSEFYLEDCIIYKPKDDGFMLYGGKGHILRNQFLWNGEVEGSGPNFKAGFKGKIAYNYIWSCTDQCIRVETGSTVLFPQTDVEIYNNTIINSGHKNSSRPGAGVKIDLFSRAKVYNNIMVNTRLGLNITKKADTANCMYGNNLFYTTVDSLQQYFYPADGYGKPQSTDLIQVDPLFVKFNPDMNALTDDNDVHLQAGSPTLGKGNAAYDPDLGCFTAKRDK from the coding sequence ATGAAACAACAACTACGCTGGTTTGCTGCTGTATGTATGCTTGCCCTTGGGGTGGTTGCATGCGGCGAAGATGATGCCTCAACAAAACCAACAACCCCAGACTCCCAAGCCATTAGCGACACACTGAAGGGGAACATCAAGGGGACGATGAAAGCAGGAAAGACCTACTACCTAACGGCCGATGCAACGGTGCTGAAAGGTGATACGTTGAAAATTGAGCCAGGGGTGAAACTTATTGACCTGAGCAATCATGCTTTAATTATTAAAGGCGCGTTATTGGCTCACGGATCAAAAGACTCCATGATCTACATGGGGCCAGATGCTTCCCGGCAAACAACAGGTTCTTGGGCTGGCATTCTGTGCGATTCACCAAGCGTTGTCAGCTTACAATGGTGCCGCTTGGATTATGCCGGTGGAATTCGCCCCGACGGACGGCCGCGCCCGGCAATCTACTATTTCTCCAACGCAGCAAACACCAGCGAATTTTACTTGGAGGATTGTATTATCTACAAACCAAAGGATGACGGGTTTATGCTGTACGGCGGCAAAGGCCATATCCTACGGAATCAATTTTTGTGGAACGGCGAGGTTGAAGGTTCTGGCCCAAATTTCAAAGCAGGATTTAAAGGAAAAATAGCATACAACTATATCTGGAGCTGCACCGATCAATGCATTCGCGTTGAAACGGGATCAACCGTGCTGTTCCCGCAAACCGATGTGGAAATCTACAATAACACCATTATCAATTCAGGCCATAAAAATTCTTCGCGCCCTGGTGCTGGGGTTAAAATTGATTTGTTCTCGCGGGCGAAAGTCTATAACAACATCATGGTAAACACACGGTTAGGGTTGAACATTACCAAAAAGGCTGACACGGCAAATTGCATGTATGGGAATAACCTTTTCTACACCACGGTTGATTCCTTGCAGCAATACTTCTACCCGGCGGATGGCTATGGCAAGCCACAATCCACCGATCTTATTCAGGTGGATCCACTGTTTGTGAAATTCAACCCTGACATGAACGCGCTAACTGACGATAACGATGTTCACCTTCAAGCTGGTTCGCCAACGCTTGGTAAGGGGAATGCTGCATACGACCCAGATTTAGGATGCTTTACTGCTAAACGGGATAAATAG